In Vanacampus margaritifer isolate UIUO_Vmar chromosome 18, RoL_Vmar_1.0, whole genome shotgun sequence, a genomic segment contains:
- the fdxr gene encoding NADPH:adrenodoxin oxidoreductase, mitochondrial, which translates to MPGLKNIYSGFTLWTWRRSRWINLRGEAAFSSCRPKVCVVGSGPAGFYTAQHLIKARQDVEVDIYEQLPVPFGLVRFGVAPDHPEVKNVINTFTQTAKHARCSFYGNVNIGKDVSVQELQQAYHAVILSYGAEGNRRMGIPGEDLAGVYSAKDFVGWYNGLPSCRELSPDLSCETAVILGQGNVALDIARILLSPTDILKKTDITQPALEALMGSKVRRVLIVGRRGPMQVACTIKEFREMVKLPGTRPEMLPADFVGVPEALPELPRPRKRLTELMLKTAVELPAEEERERRSKSSRSWGLRFFRSPVLVLPNPDGTRTAAIRLAVNKLEGSGEAARAVLTDEVEDVTCGLVISSIGYKSLTIDPSVPFDSGKAIVPNQMGRVQQAPGLYCSGWLKTGPTGVIATTMNNSFDTARSLMEDLDSGDLDMSAAKSGAPSIRTLLEKRGVKPVTFSDWEKIDSMEVKRGESIGKPREKLLTVENMLQVAWA; encoded by the exons ATGCCTGgcttgaaaaatatttatagcGGTTTCACATTGTGGACGTGGAGAAGGAGTCGATGGATAAATCTACGTG GAGAGGCAGCATTTTCCTCATGTAGGCCAAAGGTGTGTGTTGTTGGGAGTGGACCAGCAGGATTCTACACAGCACAGCACTTGATTAAG GCCCGTCAAGATGTTGAAGTGGACATTTACGAGCAACTACCCGTCCCTTTTGGCCTTGTCAGGTTTGGGGTTGCTCCTGATCATCCAGAAGTGAAG AACGTCATCAACACGTTCACGCAGACGGCCAAACATGCACGCTGTAGTTTCTATGGAAACGTTAACATTGGGAAGGATGTGAGCGTTCAAGAGCTGCAGCAAGCGTACCATGCAGTAATACTG AGCTATGGGGCAGAGGGAAACAGGAGGATGGGGATCCCCGGAGAAGACCTGGCTGGTGTGTATTCCGCCAAAGACTTTGTAGGCTGGTACAATGGACTGCCAAGCTGTCGAGAG CTGAGCCCGGACCTGAGTTGTGAAACAGCAGTCATTCTGGGACAGGGCAATGTGGCTTTGGACATAGCACGGATATTACTGTCACCGACGGACATTTTAAAG AAAACCGACATCACTCAGCCTGCCCTTGAAGCGCTGATGGGGAGCAAGGTCCGCAGGGTGCTGATTGTCGGCAGGAGGGGACCCATGCAGGTTGCGTGCACTATCAAG GAGTTTCGAGAAATGGTGAAGCTACCAGGCACTAGACCTGAGATGCTGCCGGCTGATTTTGTGGGTGTACCTGAGGCTCTTCCAG AATTACCAAGACCAAGAAAACGTCTCACAGAGTTGATGTTAAAGACAGCCGTCGAGCTTCCAGCGGAAGAGGAGCGTGAAAGAAGAAGCAAATCCTCGCGTAGTTGGGGACTTCGATTCTTCCGGAGCCCCGTCCTTGTCCTTCCCAATCCCGACGGCACCAGGACAGCTGCCATCCGACTGGCAGTCAACAAGCTGGAG GGTTCAGGTGAGGCTGCTCGTGCGGTGCTCACTGACGAGGTAGAGGATGTGACCTGTGGCCTTGTCATTAGCAGCATTGGCTACAAGAGCCTCACCATTGACCCGTCGGTACCGTTTGACTCTGGCAAAGCGATAGTCCCGAACCAAATGGGCCGCGTTCAACAAGCTCCAG GTCTATACTGTAGCGGGTGGCTTAAGACAGGCCCAACTGGTGTGATCGCCACCACTATGAATAATAGTTTTGACACTGCAAGATCCCTAATGGAAGACCTGGATTCAGGGGActtggacatgtctgctgctaAGTCTGGGGCACCAAGTATTAGAACTCTACTTGAAAAAAGAG GAGTAAAGCCTGTGACCTTCTCGGATTGGGAAAAGATCGACAGTATGGAGGTGAAGAGGGGAGAATCAATTGGAAAACCGAGAGAAAAACTGCTGACTGTGGAAAATATGCTTCAGGTGGCATGGGCTTGA